A single window of Vibrio sp. SCSIO 43137 DNA harbors:
- the nusA gene encoding transcription termination factor NusA, with translation MNREILAVVEAVSNEKAVPRERIFEALEIALATATKKKHEMEIEVRVEIDRKTGNFETFRRWMAVEEVENPTKEISLEAAQYEDETIEVGGFIEDEIESVTFDRITTQTAKQVIVQKVREAERAQIVEQFIDNEGELVTGAVKKVNRESIILDLGNNAEAVIMRDDQLPRENFRPGDRVRGLLYAVRPEARGFQLFVTRSKPEMLTELFRIEVPEIAEELIELKGAARDPGSRAKIAVKTNDRRIDPVGACVGMRGARVQAVSGELGGERIDIVLWDDNPAQFVINAMAPADVASIIVDEDAHSMDIAVEADNLAQAIGRSGQNVRLASQLTGWELNVMTVEELEKKHQEESVASIENFMKYLDIEQDFAELLVEEGFSTLEEVAYVPVSELLEVDGLNEEIVEELRGRAKDALTTLALAQEESFEGLEPAEDLLGLEGLEREMAFKLAAKGVATLEDLADQGIDDLEGIDGLTEERAGELIMAARNICWFSEEE, from the coding sequence ATGAACAGAGAAATTTTGGCTGTGGTAGAGGCCGTTTCTAACGAGAAAGCTGTACCTCGTGAGCGAATTTTTGAAGCGTTAGAAATTGCACTGGCAACGGCGACTAAGAAAAAACACGAAATGGAAATTGAAGTTCGTGTTGAGATTGACCGTAAAACAGGTAACTTCGAAACTTTCCGTCGTTGGATGGCAGTAGAAGAAGTTGAAAACCCGACGAAAGAGATCTCTCTTGAAGCGGCACAATACGAAGATGAAACCATTGAAGTTGGTGGTTTTATTGAAGATGAAATCGAATCTGTTACTTTCGACCGTATTACTACTCAGACTGCTAAGCAGGTGATTGTACAGAAGGTTCGTGAAGCAGAGCGTGCTCAAATCGTTGAGCAATTTATCGACAACGAAGGTGAGCTGGTAACTGGTGCAGTTAAGAAAGTAAACCGTGAGTCGATTATTCTGGATCTGGGTAACAACGCAGAAGCGGTTATCATGCGTGATGACCAACTTCCTCGTGAAAACTTCCGTCCGGGTGACCGTGTACGTGGTCTGCTATATGCCGTTCGCCCTGAAGCGCGTGGTTTCCAGTTGTTTGTTACCCGCTCTAAGCCTGAAATGCTGACTGAACTGTTCCGCATTGAAGTGCCGGAAATTGCTGAAGAGCTGATTGAGCTGAAAGGTGCAGCACGTGATCCAGGTTCTCGCGCAAAAATTGCAGTGAAAACTAATGATCGTCGTATTGATCCTGTAGGTGCATGTGTAGGTATGCGCGGTGCCCGTGTTCAGGCTGTTTCTGGTGAGCTTGGTGGCGAGCGTATTGATATCGTTCTTTGGGACGATAACCCGGCACAATTCGTTATTAACGCAATGGCTCCTGCAGATGTGGCTTCAATCATTGTTGATGAAGATGCACACTCAATGGATATCGCAGTTGAAGCGGATAACCTGGCACAAGCAATCGGCCGTAGCGGTCAGAACGTACGCCTTGCTTCTCAGCTTACTGGCTGGGAACTGAACGTAATGACTGTTGAAGAGCTTGAGAAGAAGCATCAGGAAGAGTCTGTTGCCTCTATCGAGAACTTTATGAAGTACCTTGATATTGAGCAGGACTTTGCAGAGCTTCTGGTTGAAGAAGGTTTCTCAACACTGGAAGAAGTAGCTTACGTACCAGTGAGTGAACTGCTTGAAGTTGACGGCCTGAATGAAGAGATCGTTGAAGAGCTTCGCGGACGTGCTAAAGATGCACTTACTACGCTTGCTCTTGCTCAGGAAGAGTCATTTGAAGGCCTTGAGCCGGCTGAAGATCTGCTTGGTCTTGAAGGTCTTGAGCGTGAAATGGCGTTCAAACTGGCAGCGAAAGGTGTTGCAACACTAGAAGATTTAGCAGACCAGGGTATTGATGACTTAGAAGGCATCGATGGACTTACAGAAGAGCGTGCAGGTGAGCTGATCATGGCTGCTCGTAATATCTGTTGGTTTAGTGAAGAAGAATAA